A window from Dioscorea cayenensis subsp. rotundata cultivar TDr96_F1 chromosome 10, TDr96_F1_v2_PseudoChromosome.rev07_lg8_w22 25.fasta, whole genome shotgun sequence encodes these proteins:
- the LOC120270887 gene encoding probable sodium/metabolite cotransporter BASS3, chloroplastic isoform X2, translated as MALLSTSSCYSSSGLRPRAPAVAPLRNILKSGSLQMAAVRAPGSLRASGGGRRGWVSACSTSFPCLGRVGWHRREGNVSLLSFGLNSDSFLGGGKSESSSEVFSAMLPFVVAATAVAALTNPNTFSWVSKEYYAPALGGIMLSIGIKLSIDDFALAFKRPLPLSIGYIAQYVFKPLLGLLIARAFRTPSIFYAGFILTCCVSGAQLSSYASFLSKGDVALSILLTSSTTISSVLMTPLLTGLLIGSVVPVDGVAMSKSILQVVLLPIAIGLLLNTFAKSVVTVIQPIMPFVAMFCTSLCIGSPLSINRSQILSSDGLRLLFPVLTFHLVAFTGGYWLSRLPFFQARGRSI; from the exons ATGGCGTTGCTCTCCACCAGCAGCTGCTACTCCTCCTCCGGGCTTCGTCCCCGCGCGCCAGCGGTTGCGCCTCTCCGGAACATTCTCAAGTCCGGTTCCCTTCAAATGGCAGCTGTGAGGGCTCCCGGTTCCCTCAGGGCATCCGGCGGCGGGCGCAGGGGATGGGTCTCGGCGTGCTCAACGTCGTTCCCCTGCCTTGGGAGAGTTGGATGGCACCGGAGGGAGGGGAACGTGTCCCTACTCTCCTTTGGGTTAAACTCCGATAGCTTCTTGGGCGGAGGGAAGTCTGAGTCCTCTTCGGAGGTCTTCTCGGCGATGCTTCCATTTGTTGTTGCTGCTACTGCTGTTGCTGCGCTGACGAACCCTAACACCTTTTCTTG GGTCTCTAAAGAGTATTACGCACCAGCACTTGGTGGTATAATGCTATCCATTGGGATCAAGCTATCAATAGATGATTTTGCCCTTGCTTTCAAGAG ACCTCTGCCATTATCTATTGGATATATTGCACAATATGTGTTCAAGCCACTTCTAGGCCTGTTAATTGCAAGGGCATTCAGAACACCCTCTATATTTTATGCTGGTTTCATTCTTACTTGCTGTGTTTCTGGTGCCCAGCTCTCAAGCTATGCTAGTTTCTTGAGCAAAGGTGATGTTGCCTTGAGTATTCTGCTGACCAGCTCAACCACAATCTCTTCTGTGCTTATGACACCTCTGCTTACTGGTCTTCTAATTGGCTCTGTCGTTCCGGTTGATGGAGTTGCCATGTCCAAGTCAATTTTGCAA GTTGTCCTTCTTCCTATAGCAATTGGCCTTCTCCTCAATACTTTTGCGAAGTCAGTGGTGACTGTGATTCAACCGATAATGCCCTTTGTTGCCATGTTTTGCACTTCATTATGTATCGGCAGCCCGCTCTCTATTAATAGGAGTCAAATTTTGTCATCGGATGGTCTACGCTTGCTTTTTCCTGTATTAACATTCCATCTTGTTGCCTTCACTGGTGGTTACTGGTTGTCCAGATTGCCTTTTTT TCAGGCAAGAGGAAGAAGCATCTAG
- the LOC120270887 gene encoding probable sodium/metabolite cotransporter BASS3, chloroplastic isoform X1, which yields MALLSTSSCYSSSGLRPRAPAVAPLRNILKSGSLQMAAVRAPGSLRASGGGRRGWVSACSTSFPCLGRVGWHRREGNVSLLSFGLNSDSFLGGGKSESSSEVFSAMLPFVVAATAVAALTNPNTFSWVSKEYYAPALGGIMLSIGIKLSIDDFALAFKRPLPLSIGYIAQYVFKPLLGLLIARAFRTPSIFYAGFILTCCVSGAQLSSYASFLSKGDVALSILLTSSTTISSVLMTPLLTGLLIGSVVPVDGVAMSKSILQVVLLPIAIGLLLNTFAKSVVTVIQPIMPFVAMFCTSLCIGSPLSINRSQILSSDGLRLLFPVLTFHLVAFTGGYWLSRLPFFRQEEEASRTISLCTGMQSSTLAGLLATQFLGSSHAVPAACSVVAMAIMGLCIASFWGGGSRIRDLVSPLLPKSNTHSDSNS from the exons ATGGCGTTGCTCTCCACCAGCAGCTGCTACTCCTCCTCCGGGCTTCGTCCCCGCGCGCCAGCGGTTGCGCCTCTCCGGAACATTCTCAAGTCCGGTTCCCTTCAAATGGCAGCTGTGAGGGCTCCCGGTTCCCTCAGGGCATCCGGCGGCGGGCGCAGGGGATGGGTCTCGGCGTGCTCAACGTCGTTCCCCTGCCTTGGGAGAGTTGGATGGCACCGGAGGGAGGGGAACGTGTCCCTACTCTCCTTTGGGTTAAACTCCGATAGCTTCTTGGGCGGAGGGAAGTCTGAGTCCTCTTCGGAGGTCTTCTCGGCGATGCTTCCATTTGTTGTTGCTGCTACTGCTGTTGCTGCGCTGACGAACCCTAACACCTTTTCTTG GGTCTCTAAAGAGTATTACGCACCAGCACTTGGTGGTATAATGCTATCCATTGGGATCAAGCTATCAATAGATGATTTTGCCCTTGCTTTCAAGAG ACCTCTGCCATTATCTATTGGATATATTGCACAATATGTGTTCAAGCCACTTCTAGGCCTGTTAATTGCAAGGGCATTCAGAACACCCTCTATATTTTATGCTGGTTTCATTCTTACTTGCTGTGTTTCTGGTGCCCAGCTCTCAAGCTATGCTAGTTTCTTGAGCAAAGGTGATGTTGCCTTGAGTATTCTGCTGACCAGCTCAACCACAATCTCTTCTGTGCTTATGACACCTCTGCTTACTGGTCTTCTAATTGGCTCTGTCGTTCCGGTTGATGGAGTTGCCATGTCCAAGTCAATTTTGCAA GTTGTCCTTCTTCCTATAGCAATTGGCCTTCTCCTCAATACTTTTGCGAAGTCAGTGGTGACTGTGATTCAACCGATAATGCCCTTTGTTGCCATGTTTTGCACTTCATTATGTATCGGCAGCCCGCTCTCTATTAATAGGAGTCAAATTTTGTCATCGGATGGTCTACGCTTGCTTTTTCCTGTATTAACATTCCATCTTGTTGCCTTCACTGGTGGTTACTGGTTGTCCAGATTGCCTTTTTTCAG GCAAGAGGAAGAAGCATCTAGAACAATATCTCTATGTACAGGGATGCAAAGTTCTACCCTTGCTGGACTTCTCGCAACACAATTTCTTGGAAGCAGCCACGCAGTTCCTGCTGCATGTTCAGTTGTAGCCATGGCCATAATGGGGCTATGCATTGCGTCTTTTTGGGGCGGTGGATCACGGATCAGAGACCTCGTGTCACCTCTCTTACCAAAATCTAATACCCACTCAGATTCAAATTCTTAA